Proteins encoded by one window of Blautia luti:
- a CDS encoding Na/Pi cotransporter family protein, with amino-acid sequence MDFFSILTLIGGLALFLYGMNAMGDGLAKVSGGKLEKILENLTSSPIKAVLLGAGVTAVIQSSSATTVMVVGFVNSGIMKLSQAVGVIMGANIGTTVTSWILSLTGIQSDNFIIRMFKPTSFSPILAIIGVIFILFINDSKKKDVGTIFIGFAILMYGMDMMSSAVKPLAEVPEFTNLLLKFSNPLLGVLAGALLTAVIQSSSASVGILQALCLTGAVPFSAAIPIIMGQNIGTCITAILSAIGAKKNAKRAAAVHLYFNLIGTVIFMTVFYIINAIVGFSFFHQSATPAGIAIIHSVFNITATIILLPFAKGLEKLACLTIRDKKEDVAVSAEDKEFMILEPRFLEKPAFAVEQSRNAARKMAEESHNALFTALKLVDKYSEDDVERVQNMEAKVDRYEDELGTYLVKLSHKDISEADSHSLSIMLHCIGDFERISDHAVNIKESAQELHKKGLKFSASAKKDLEILGEAVEDIVNTAYEVFDKQDMKLAEKIEPLEEVIDELSKEMKRRHVQRLRSGECTIEMGFILSDITTCLERVADHCSNIGVCVTQVNEDLYDTHSHLNTVKSHPDETFYRELEDARIKYQLS; translated from the coding sequence ATGGATTTTTTTAGTATATTAACATTAATCGGAGGTCTGGCACTGTTTTTGTATGGAATGAATGCAATGGGCGATGGCCTTGCGAAAGTTTCCGGCGGTAAGCTGGAGAAAATTCTTGAAAATCTTACATCAAGTCCAATTAAAGCAGTATTGCTGGGAGCGGGAGTGACTGCTGTTATACAGTCGTCATCGGCTACAACAGTTATGGTAGTTGGTTTCGTAAACTCCGGAATTATGAAACTGTCCCAGGCAGTAGGCGTGATCATGGGTGCAAATATCGGTACTACGGTCACATCCTGGATCTTAAGTCTGACAGGTATCCAGAGTGATAACTTTATCATCCGTATGTTTAAACCAACTTCATTTTCACCAATCCTTGCGATCATTGGTGTCATATTTATCCTGTTTATCAATGATTCAAAGAAGAAAGACGTTGGAACGATTTTCATTGGTTTTGCCATTCTGATGTACGGCATGGACATGATGAGTTCTGCTGTAAAGCCACTTGCAGAAGTTCCGGAATTTACAAACCTGTTACTTAAGTTTTCCAACCCGTTACTTGGTGTTCTGGCAGGTGCACTTCTCACTGCAGTGATCCAGTCATCTTCTGCATCCGTCGGTATTCTGCAGGCACTCTGTCTCACCGGTGCAGTGCCGTTCAGTGCAGCAATCCCGATCATCATGGGACAGAACATCGGTACCTGTATCACAGCGATCCTTTCTGCAATCGGTGCGAAAAAGAATGCCAAACGTGCAGCAGCAGTACATCTTTACTTTAACCTGATCGGTACCGTGATCTTTATGACTGTTTTCTATATTATAAATGCAATCGTCGGATTTTCATTCTTCCATCAGTCAGCAACACCTGCAGGAATTGCGATCATCCACAGTGTATTTAACATCACTGCAACGATCATCCTGCTTCCTTTTGCAAAAGGACTGGAGAAACTTGCCTGTCTCACTATCAGAGACAAAAAAGAAGATGTTGCTGTTTCCGCAGAGGACAAGGAGTTTATGATCCTGGAGCCACGTTTTCTTGAAAAACCGGCATTTGCAGTAGAGCAGAGCCGGAATGCAGCCAGAAAAATGGCAGAAGAATCCCACAATGCATTGTTTACAGCGCTGAAACTTGTGGATAAATACAGTGAAGATGATGTAGAACGTGTGCAGAATATGGAAGCCAAGGTAGACCGTTATGAAGATGAACTGGGAACTTATCTGGTAAAATTAAGTCACAAAGATATTTCAGAGGCAGACAGCCACAGTCTTTCCATTATGCTCCATTGCATCGGAGACTTTGAACGAATTTCCGATCATGCGGTAAATATTAAGGAATCTGCACAGGAACTCCACAAAAAAGGTCTGAAATTCTCTGCAAGTGCAAAGAAAGACTTGGAGATACTTGGCGAAGCAGTAGAAGATATTGTGAATACTGCCTATGAAGTTTTTGACAAACAGGATATGAAACTTGCGGAAAAGATCGAACCGCTGGAAGAAGTGATCGATGAACTTTCAAAAGAGATGAAACGCCGCCATGTACAGAGACTGCGAAGCGGAGAATGTACCATTGAGATGGGCTTTATCCTTTCAGATATTACAACCTGCCTGGAACGTGTGGCAGATCATTGTTCAAACATTGGTGTGTGCGTAACACAGGTAAATGAGGATCTGTATGATACTCACAGCCATCTGAACACTGTCAAGAGCCATCCGGACGAAACATTTTATCGCGAACTGGAAGATGCACGAATCAAATATCAACTTTCATAA
- the greA gene encoding transcription elongation factor GreA: protein MKEKLTQKDVEKIQEEIDHRKLVVRKEAIEAVKEARAQGDLSENFEYYAAKKHKNQNESRIRYLENMLKTATIVSDESKDDEVGMDDIVEVYFEEDDEIEKYKLVTSIRGNSMENRISIESPIGMALKGHKVGDRVEVKVNDNYSYFLEIRSIDKTGSEDEEIRGF from the coding sequence ATGAAAGAAAAGCTTACACAGAAAGATGTTGAGAAAATTCAGGAAGAGATCGACCACCGCAAGCTGGTTGTACGAAAAGAAGCAATCGAAGCTGTAAAGGAAGCCAGAGCGCAGGGAGACCTGAGTGAGAACTTTGAATATTATGCGGCAAAGAAACACAAAAATCAGAACGAGAGCCGTATCCGTTACCTTGAGAATATGCTGAAAACAGCAACGATCGTATCAGATGAATCCAAGGACGATGAAGTTGGAATGGATGATATCGTAGAGGTATATTTCGAAGAGGACGATGAGATTGAGAAATACAAGCTGGTAACTTCCATCAGAGGAAATTCCATGGAGAACCGTATCAGCATCGAGTCTCCGATCGGTATGGCATTAAAAGGCCACAAAGTTGGCGACAGAGTGGAAGTAAAAGTAAATGACAATTACAGTTATTTCCTGGAAATCCGATCCATTGATAAGACGGGATCTGAGGATGAAGAAATCCGCGGATTCTAA
- a CDS encoding response regulator transcription factor — MIYCVEDERNIRELLIYTLETTGFKARGFGNGAELMQALKEEIPELILLDIMLPGDDGYTILKQLKGMPSVKNVPVIMVTAKEAEFDKVRGLEGGADDYITKPFGMMEFVARVKAVLRRSARQNEDRELHFGELYLNVGRHEVRWKEEKIDLTRKEFELLQYLMENKGLVMTRNQILCHVWGYDFDGETRTVDVHVRTLRQKLGDAGNLIETVRGVGYRIGA; from the coding sequence ATGATCTATTGTGTAGAAGATGAACGTAATATCAGGGAACTTCTTATTTATACATTGGAAACAACCGGATTTAAAGCAAGAGGATTCGGGAACGGTGCAGAGCTGATGCAGGCACTGAAAGAAGAAATCCCGGAACTGATCCTGCTGGATATCATGCTTCCGGGAGATGATGGATATACCATTCTGAAACAGCTGAAAGGCATGCCCTCTGTAAAAAATGTTCCGGTGATCATGGTTACTGCCAAGGAAGCGGAATTTGATAAGGTAAGAGGACTGGAAGGCGGCGCAGACGACTATATTACCAAACCTTTTGGCATGATGGAGTTTGTGGCAAGGGTGAAAGCAGTCCTGAGACGGAGTGCACGTCAGAATGAAGATAGGGAACTTCATTTCGGAGAGCTTTATCTGAATGTGGGACGTCATGAGGTGCGCTGGAAAGAAGAAAAGATCGACCTTACCAGAAAAGAATTCGAGCTTCTTCAGTATCTGATGGAAAATAAAGGCCTGGTCATGACCAGAAACCAGATCCTCTGCCATGTGTGGGGATATGATTTTGACGGAGAGACCAGAACTGTGGATGTGCATGTGAGAACCCTTCGCCAGAAACTTGGAGATGCCGGAAATCTGATAGAGACTGTCCGGGGTGTGGGATACAGGATAGGAGCATAA